In a genomic window of Paraburkholderia phenazinium:
- a CDS encoding PadR family transcriptional regulator → MKTQLKKGALDMCVLAVLARRDSYAYELASTLATAMDMGEGTIYPLMRRLQAESCVSTYVVESTSGPPRKYYSLTGIGRRRLLEMQAEWRSFVDEVNGVLQHQIEQ, encoded by the coding sequence ATGAAGACGCAGTTGAAGAAAGGGGCGCTCGATATGTGCGTGTTGGCCGTTCTGGCGCGCAGGGACAGTTACGCCTATGAACTGGCGTCGACGCTTGCGACCGCGATGGACATGGGCGAAGGCACGATCTATCCGTTGATGCGCCGTCTGCAGGCCGAGTCGTGCGTGTCGACCTATGTCGTCGAATCGACTTCGGGGCCGCCGCGTAAGTACTACTCATTGACCGGCATCGGCCGTCGCCGATTGCTGGAAATGCAGGCGGAGTGGCGCAGTTTTGTCGACGAGGTCAACGGCGTGTTGCAGCATCAAATTGAGCAGTAG
- the dapA gene encoding 4-hydroxy-tetrahydrodipicolinate synthase, with translation MSIFSGIWVPVVTPFADGAVDHVALRRLVRFYADAGVAGLVALGTTGEPAALEAAEQDAVLATVLAEAGALPVLAGVAGNQTAHLRERMAQLNELPVAGVLISAPYYIRPSQAGLIEHFTALADLSVKPVVLYDIPYRTGVRLELATLLTLAAHPRIQAVKDCAGSLDTTLALILDGRLQVLAGDDIHLFNTLCLGGSGAIAASAHVHPERFVALYRALTEGRLEEGRGIFHGLAPLIGALCSEPNPGPVKAALASQGLIRDELRAPMTRATDALRERLRELVAA, from the coding sequence GTTCCTGTTGTCACGCCGTTCGCCGACGGCGCCGTCGATCACGTCGCGCTGCGCCGGCTGGTGCGTTTCTATGCCGATGCGGGCGTCGCGGGTCTGGTCGCGCTCGGCACCACCGGCGAGCCGGCGGCGCTCGAGGCCGCCGAGCAGGACGCGGTGCTGGCGACCGTCCTGGCCGAAGCCGGCGCGTTGCCGGTGTTGGCGGGTGTGGCGGGCAACCAGACCGCGCATCTGCGCGAGCGTATGGCGCAGTTGAACGAGTTGCCGGTGGCCGGTGTGCTGATCTCGGCGCCGTATTACATCCGGCCTTCGCAGGCGGGACTGATCGAGCACTTCACCGCGCTGGCCGATCTCAGCGTCAAGCCGGTCGTGCTGTACGACATTCCGTATCGCACCGGCGTGCGTCTCGAACTCGCAACGCTGCTGACGCTGGCGGCGCATCCGCGAATTCAGGCGGTCAAGGACTGCGCCGGTTCGCTCGACACCACGCTGGCGCTGATCCTCGACGGCCGCCTGCAGGTGCTGGCCGGCGACGACATCCATCTGTTCAATACGCTGTGCCTGGGCGGCAGCGGTGCGATTGCGGCGTCGGCGCACGTGCATCCGGAGCGCTTCGTGGCGCTGTACCGTGCGCTGACGGAAGGCCGCCTCGAAGAAGGCCGGGGGATTTTTCATGGGCTTGCGCCGTTGATCGGGGCATTGTGTTCGGAACCCAATCCCGGCCCGGTGAAGGCGGCGCTCGCAAGCCAGGGGTTGATCCGCGACGAACTGCGTGCGCCGATGACGCGGGCGACGGACGCGCTGCGCGAGCGTCTGCGCGAACTGGTGGCGGCTTGA
- a CDS encoding efflux RND transporter periplasmic adaptor subunit — MLLLLTLAGCAKHQAGGAGDAASATEVGVLVMAPQKIVERTELSGRLSALNVADVRPQISGIVQKRLFTEGADVAAGQPLYQIDPAVYQATYDQARGVLAKAEAVLSDAKAKSSRYAELVKINAVSKQDYDDAVAAVNEDQADVLADHASLESARINLGYTRITSPISGQIGVSSVTAGALVTAEQTTALATVQSIDRMYLDVTRPSIDWLRLRKAFNAGHLKRVGAQGAAVHIVMEDGSDYAQPGTLAFSDITVDQTTGSVTLRVVVPNPEHELLPGMFVRADLEEGADDQAMLVPQLAVTRTPDGQATVWLAGADGKAHAATVKAETAYGDRWIVSQGLKIGDRVVISGASQLQDGAPVTVTDTHASNAPAASGAAVHG, encoded by the coding sequence ATGCTCCTTCTGTTGACGCTTGCCGGATGCGCAAAACATCAGGCCGGCGGTGCGGGCGATGCGGCATCGGCAACCGAAGTCGGTGTGCTGGTCATGGCGCCGCAAAAGATCGTCGAGCGCACCGAGTTGTCCGGACGCCTGTCCGCACTCAATGTCGCCGACGTGCGTCCGCAGATTTCGGGCATCGTGCAAAAGCGGCTGTTTACCGAAGGTGCCGACGTCGCGGCCGGGCAGCCGCTTTACCAGATCGATCCGGCGGTCTACCAGGCCACCTACGATCAGGCCCGCGGCGTGCTGGCGAAGGCTGAAGCGGTGTTGTCGGACGCGAAGGCGAAGTCGAGCCGCTATGCGGAGCTGGTCAAGATCAACGCGGTGAGCAAGCAGGACTACGACGACGCCGTGGCCGCCGTGAACGAAGATCAGGCCGACGTGCTGGCCGATCATGCCTCGCTCGAGTCGGCGCGTATCAATCTGGGCTATACGCGCATCACGAGTCCGATCTCCGGGCAGATCGGCGTGTCGAGCGTGACGGCCGGCGCGCTCGTCACGGCGGAACAAACCACCGCGCTTGCGACGGTCCAGTCGATTGACCGCATGTATCTCGACGTGACCCGTCCCAGCATCGATTGGTTAAGACTCCGAAAGGCATTCAATGCGGGTCATCTGAAGCGGGTGGGCGCGCAGGGCGCGGCCGTGCATATCGTGATGGAAGACGGCTCCGATTACGCGCAGCCGGGCACGCTGGCCTTCTCGGACATCACCGTCGATCAGACCACCGGATCGGTCACGCTGCGCGTGGTGGTGCCCAATCCCGAGCACGAGCTGCTGCCTGGGATGTTCGTGCGGGCCGATCTGGAAGAGGGGGCCGACGACCAGGCCATGCTGGTTCCGCAACTGGCCGTCACCCGTACGCCGGACGGTCAGGCAACGGTCTGGCTGGCCGGCGCCGACGGTAAGGCGCACGCGGCGACCGTCAAGGCCGAGACGGCCTACGGCGACCGCTGGATCGTTTCGCAGGGCCTGAAGATCGGCGATCGCGTGGTGATCAGCGGCGCCAGCCAGCTTCAGGATGGAGCACCGGTCACGGTGACCGACA
- a CDS encoding bactofilin family protein translates to MFSKKKATSIQHTKLATLIAHDVRITGDLEFSEGLRMDGHVHGNVSGKAGTQTLLVLSDRGSIEGNVHGYDVVVNGKIVGDVIADHFVELQPNAHVTGNIQYQQLRMDCGASVDGKLTRRDPALAPVMVGGAAVDSEPQPV, encoded by the coding sequence ATGTTTAGCAAGAAGAAAGCCACGAGCATCCAGCACACCAAGCTCGCCACCCTGATCGCCCACGACGTGCGCATTACCGGCGACCTCGAATTCAGCGAAGGCCTGCGCATGGACGGCCACGTGCATGGCAATGTCAGCGGCAAGGCGGGCACGCAGACATTGCTCGTGCTGAGCGACCGCGGCTCGATCGAGGGCAACGTGCATGGCTACGACGTGGTGGTGAACGGCAAGATCGTCGGCGACGTGATTGCCGATCATTTCGTCGAGCTGCAGCCCAACGCGCATGTGACCGGCAACATCCAGTACCAGCAACTGCGCATGGATTGCGGCGCGTCGGTGGACGGCAAGCTGACGCGGCGCGACCCGGCGCTTGCGCCTGTTATGGTCGGCGGTGCGGCGGTCGATTCCGAACCGCAGCCGGTTTGA
- a CDS encoding putative bifunctional diguanylate cyclase/phosphodiesterase, whose product MLGTYNFWLVAVSFIVAALASYTALDLTGRIALLASSRLRHAWLAGGAAAMGVGIWSMHFIAMLALSLPIPLGYDFALTGDSLAIAVVVSYFALLVTTRARLTPVHLVSGSVLMGIGIAGMHYTGMAAMRMQPGIQYRPAWFAASLAIAVAASMAALLIARRLRDDAERNVKWTRFGAALVMAVAISGMHYAGMMAADFPVGAICGAAKGVNTEWLATAVTLFTFSILIVTLMLSRFDARTTFLVSAVSNLNGQIVRLATLDTLTGLPNRATLTERIETAIELARRRHNIFAILFMDLDGFKTINDSLGHSAGDQVLAAFGQRLQACVRATDTVARLGGDEFVVLSENLLAQQDAGMIAEGVLERMREGVWSDSEPLQVMPSIGIALFPQDGDTVDTLLKHADAAMYEAKRAGRSTYRFFEASMNEAATRTLQIQHALHEALAAGHFTLHFQPKFRGDSNELAGAEALIRLNHPLLGVLAPMEFIPIAERSGQIVQIGYWVVRETCRQIRRWVDAGLPSMKIAINLSPRQLSQPNLVANVLEIVQAEQVDCDRIMFEITETVAMQDAPRTIEMIREFQTSGFEIAIDDFGTGYSSLAYLQRFRVKQLKIDRFFTSGLDDQGPEGTAIVSAIIALAHSLDMDVVAEGVETASQLGKLKAMMCDEMQGFLLGKPLAADAFSALLKARMAVV is encoded by the coding sequence ATGCTTGGCACATACAACTTCTGGCTGGTGGCGGTGTCGTTCATCGTCGCGGCGCTTGCGTCGTACACCGCCCTCGACCTGACCGGACGCATCGCGTTGCTGGCGTCGTCACGACTGCGGCACGCGTGGCTGGCCGGCGGCGCAGCCGCGATGGGTGTCGGCATCTGGTCGATGCATTTCATCGCGATGCTGGCGCTGTCGCTGCCCATTCCACTCGGCTACGACTTCGCGCTGACGGGCGACTCGCTCGCCATCGCGGTGGTGGTGTCGTATTTTGCGTTGCTCGTCACCACACGTGCGCGGCTCACGCCGGTTCACCTGGTGAGCGGCAGCGTGCTGATGGGAATCGGCATTGCGGGGATGCACTACACCGGGATGGCGGCCATGCGCATGCAACCCGGTATCCAGTACCGGCCGGCGTGGTTTGCCGCGTCGCTTGCGATTGCGGTCGCCGCCTCGATGGCCGCGCTGCTGATTGCCCGCAGGCTGCGCGACGACGCCGAGCGCAACGTCAAGTGGACGCGCTTCGGCGCAGCGCTGGTCATGGCCGTGGCGATCAGCGGCATGCACTATGCCGGCATGATGGCGGCGGATTTTCCCGTCGGCGCTATTTGCGGCGCCGCCAAGGGTGTCAACACCGAGTGGCTCGCCACGGCGGTGACCCTCTTCACCTTCTCGATCCTGATCGTCACGCTGATGCTGTCGCGCTTCGATGCGCGCACAACCTTTCTGGTGAGCGCCGTCTCGAACCTGAACGGCCAGATCGTGCGCCTCGCCACACTCGACACGCTGACCGGCCTGCCGAACCGCGCGACGCTCACTGAGCGGATCGAAACCGCCATCGAACTGGCGCGCCGCCGTCACAACATATTCGCGATCCTGTTCATGGATCTGGACGGCTTCAAGACTATCAACGACTCGCTCGGTCATTCGGCCGGCGACCAGGTGCTCGCCGCCTTCGGACAACGCCTGCAGGCCTGCGTTCGCGCTACCGACACGGTGGCGCGGCTCGGCGGCGACGAATTCGTGGTGCTGTCGGAAAATCTGCTCGCGCAGCAAGACGCCGGGATGATCGCCGAAGGCGTGCTCGAACGGATGCGCGAAGGGGTATGGAGCGACAGCGAGCCGTTGCAGGTCATGCCGAGCATCGGCATTGCGCTGTTTCCACAGGACGGCGACACGGTCGACACCCTGCTCAAGCACGCGGATGCCGCCATGTACGAAGCCAAGCGCGCGGGACGCAGCACCTATCGCTTCTTCGAGGCGAGCATGAACGAAGCGGCCACACGCACGCTGCAAATTCAGCACGCGCTGCACGAAGCGCTCGCCGCGGGCCATTTCACCCTGCACTTCCAGCCTAAATTCCGCGGCGACAGCAATGAACTGGCGGGCGCCGAGGCGTTGATCCGCCTGAACCATCCGCTGCTCGGCGTGCTGGCGCCGATGGAGTTCATTCCGATTGCCGAACGCTCCGGCCAGATCGTGCAGATCGGCTACTGGGTGGTCCGCGAGACGTGCCGGCAGATCCGCCGCTGGGTCGACGCCGGGCTACCGTCGATGAAGATCGCCATCAACCTGTCGCCGCGCCAGCTATCGCAGCCGAATCTCGTCGCCAACGTGCTCGAGATCGTGCAGGCCGAACAGGTGGACTGCGACCGGATCATGTTCGAGATCACCGAAACCGTCGCCATGCAGGACGCGCCCCGCACGATCGAGATGATCCGCGAATTTCAGACGAGCGGCTTTGAGATCGCCATCGACGACTTCGGCACCGGCTATTCGAGCCTCGCCTATCTGCAGCGCTTCCGCGTCAAGCAGTTGAAGATCGATCGCTTCTTTACCAGCGGTCTCGACGACCAAGGTCCGGAAGGCACGGCAATCGTGTCGGCGATCATCGCGCTTGCGCATTCGCTCGACATGGACGTGGTGGCCGAGGGCGTCGAGACCGCCTCGCAGCTGGGCAAGCTCAAAGCCATGATGTGCGACGAGATGCAGGGCTTTCTGCTCGGCAAACCGCTGGCGGCGGATGCCTTCAGCGCTTTACTGAAGGCACGGATGGCCGTGGTGTAG
- a CDS encoding M23 family metallopeptidase, producing MASILGAGSRLSSGEIRFVTRRTALSIAIAAAVGAAALSLAAGVAIGLYLPTHRAAGLGSEAVSRVAHNYAIDQLGKLDASVAQIEPRIERLTNEVGALRDFEARLNTPKAPPRAPANPADQDTSDADGEGGPSLPPRRCVEVATQSSRDDAATTRQQLECMSATLAALEHATDLHQVAFNAFPGRMPADGARFGSPFGNRVDPFTGRLSFHPGVDLVAQSGTPILAAAGGRVIFAGPKGGYGNAVEIDHGNGLITRYGHASRILVHEGDLVLPRQHVADIGTTGRSTGPHLHFEVLVNGAPVDPTGYLALFGAHPHG from the coding sequence ATGGCTTCCATCCTCGGCGCCGGCAGCCGGCTCAGCAGCGGCGAGATCCGCTTCGTCACCCGGCGCACGGCGTTGAGCATCGCCATCGCGGCGGCGGTGGGCGCGGCGGCGCTGTCGCTCGCAGCGGGCGTCGCTATCGGCCTCTATCTGCCCACGCATCGTGCGGCGGGTCTGGGCAGCGAGGCCGTGAGCCGTGTCGCGCACAACTATGCGATCGATCAGCTCGGCAAGCTCGATGCGTCAGTGGCGCAGATCGAGCCGCGGATCGAGCGCTTGACGAACGAAGTCGGCGCCTTGCGCGATTTCGAAGCCCGCTTGAACACGCCGAAAGCGCCGCCACGCGCGCCTGCCAACCCGGCGGATCAGGACACTTCCGACGCCGACGGCGAAGGCGGCCCGTCGCTGCCGCCGCGGCGCTGTGTCGAAGTGGCGACGCAGTCCTCGCGCGACGATGCCGCTACCACTCGCCAGCAACTCGAGTGCATGAGCGCGACACTCGCCGCGCTCGAACATGCAACCGACCTCCACCAGGTCGCGTTCAACGCGTTTCCGGGGCGCATGCCGGCCGACGGCGCGCGCTTCGGCTCGCCGTTCGGCAACCGCGTCGATCCGTTCACGGGCAGGCTCAGTTTCCATCCGGGCGTCGATCTGGTCGCGCAAAGCGGTACGCCGATTCTCGCCGCAGCCGGTGGCCGCGTGATCTTCGCGGGGCCGAAGGGCGGCTACGGCAACGCGGTCGAGATCGATCATGGCAACGGCCTTATCACGCGCTACGGTCACGCCTCGCGCATCCTCGTGCATGAAGGCGATCTGGTGCTGCCGCGCCAGCATGTCGCCGATATCGGCACCACCGGCCGCTCGACCGGACCGCATCTGCACTTCGAAGTGCTGGTGAACGGCGCCCCGGTCGATCCGACCGGCTACCTTGCGCTGTTCGGCGCCCATCCTCATGGTTGA